Proteins encoded in a region of the Nitrospira sp. genome:
- a CDS encoding glycosyltransferase family 4 protein has protein sequence MSDKPKLLIIGPTPPPYHGVAVAIRTLLDSKLTESFDVSHLDLADRRGIGHVNNPDWHDVVLFVRQWFRLWRLLLARRPQVVYLVLSQTTLGFIRDSLLIWPAVLTGAKIVAHLHGGALRDWYESSWAPIRFYARAVLGTVSRMIVLGESFRGLFAGLIPDERIAVVPNGVELSRDEPRRDPPNGTRPWRILHLNTLNRMKGTLVLLAAIPTVLRHRRDVAFVFAGSWSHELHRQTAEWYIGQHRLEPYITFVGEVTGLTKDAVLQSSDIFVFPGIQQEGQPMVVLEAMAAGLPIVYTNQGCLRETVVNGECGVEAYTNDPYDLALRMCALLDHEEDQRQFGQNARRRCELHFSKDRHIERMIQTFQEVLADASPDRHPSLSASRPR, from the coding sequence ATGTCTGACAAGCCGAAGCTGCTGATCATCGGTCCGACACCGCCGCCTTATCACGGTGTGGCGGTGGCGATTCGGACTTTGCTCGATTCGAAATTGACGGAGTCGTTCGATGTGAGCCATCTGGACCTGGCCGACCGGCGGGGTATCGGGCATGTCAACAATCCGGATTGGCACGACGTCGTGCTCTTTGTTCGCCAATGGTTTCGTCTCTGGCGTCTGCTGCTGGCCCGCCGTCCGCAGGTCGTCTACCTTGTGCTCTCGCAAACCACGCTGGGTTTTATCCGGGATAGTCTGCTCATCTGGCCCGCGGTGCTGACGGGAGCCAAGATCGTGGCGCATCTGCATGGCGGGGCGTTGCGCGATTGGTACGAGTCCAGTTGGGCTCCGATCCGCTTCTATGCCCGCGCGGTGTTGGGAACGGTGTCCAGAATGATCGTGCTGGGGGAGTCGTTTCGCGGACTCTTTGCCGGACTCATCCCGGACGAGCGGATTGCGGTCGTGCCGAACGGTGTCGAGTTGTCCCGGGACGAACCGAGGCGGGATCCTCCGAACGGCACCAGGCCCTGGCGCATCCTGCATCTCAACACGTTGAACCGGATGAAAGGCACGCTGGTGCTCTTGGCGGCGATCCCAACGGTGCTCAGGCATCGTCGCGACGTGGCCTTCGTGTTCGCCGGGAGCTGGTCGCATGAGCTCCATCGGCAGACGGCGGAATGGTACATCGGTCAACACCGGTTGGAGCCCTATATCACGTTTGTCGGAGAGGTAACCGGGCTGACGAAAGACGCGGTGCTGCAGTCGTCCGATATCTTTGTTTTTCCGGGAATCCAGCAGGAGGGCCAGCCGATGGTCGTGCTTGAAGCGATGGCCGCTGGCCTGCCGATTGTTTATACGAATCAAGGCTGTCTCAGGGAAACGGTCGTCAACGGGGAGTGCGGCGTCGAAGCCTATACGAACGACCCCTATGACCTGGCCCTGCGCATGTGCGCGTTGCTGGACCACGAGGAGGACCAGCGGCAGTTCGGGCAGAATGCCCGCCGTCGTTGCGAGTTGCACTTCAGCAAGGATCGCCATATCGAACGAATGATCCAAACCTTTCAAGAGGTTCTGGCCGACGCCTCGCCGGACCGCCATCCGTCCCTCAGCGCTTCCCGGCCCCGTTAG
- a CDS encoding family 10 glycosylhydrolase, whose translation MSRLAIMLWLAVMMAAGPSTANAQPPQGVAGGPMAGKRAILDETFQFWTTREAADRTLSRIKEAGFNVYIPVVWYGAGTTWPSRLAPWDPALTAQAAAGFDPLRYVIEKAHALGIEVHPWFTVALRRSDLRPEFALQGVLEGGKLGIFDIHNSRFRTWITDLIVEVVSNYDVDGVNLDYIRAMGMCNTTACWAEYHARYQRDLEKDALLFRVAPRMVPSLIEYQESAVTGLVRKIAEAVRAVNPRVVISADAYPDLTDYLNGQNSVEWVNRGYIDVLFRMDYDKSINVAGTEAVRSRLKNPDRLTIIAGNYDLVREGALPRSGRWLVDTLDGITSRWPQSGMALYLYNQLSDEQVEALKFFDRRRPASDLTAPRDVQVR comes from the coding sequence GTGAGCAGGTTGGCGATCATGCTATGGCTTGCGGTCATGATGGCTGCGGGTCCTTCGACTGCGAATGCCCAACCGCCGCAGGGAGTCGCGGGAGGGCCGATGGCCGGCAAGCGCGCGATTCTGGATGAAACGTTTCAATTCTGGACGACCCGCGAGGCTGCCGATCGTACCCTGAGTCGCATCAAAGAGGCCGGATTCAATGTGTATATTCCGGTCGTGTGGTATGGCGCAGGCACGACGTGGCCCTCCCGGCTGGCGCCATGGGATCCCGCGCTGACAGCCCAGGCGGCAGCGGGGTTCGATCCGCTTCGCTATGTGATCGAGAAGGCGCATGCGCTGGGGATTGAAGTGCATCCCTGGTTCACGGTCGCACTGCGCCGGTCCGATCTGCGCCCTGAATTTGCGCTGCAGGGGGTGCTGGAGGGCGGCAAACTCGGCATTTTCGACATTCACAATTCCCGGTTCCGCACGTGGATCACAGACCTGATCGTCGAGGTCGTGAGCAACTACGATGTCGACGGTGTCAACCTCGATTACATCCGTGCCATGGGGATGTGTAATACGACCGCGTGCTGGGCCGAGTATCACGCCCGCTATCAGCGGGACCTCGAGAAAGATGCGTTGTTGTTTCGTGTGGCCCCTCGAATGGTTCCCTCGCTGATCGAGTATCAAGAATCGGCCGTCACCGGCCTGGTCCGGAAGATTGCCGAGGCGGTCCGGGCCGTCAATCCTCGTGTGGTCATCAGCGCCGACGCCTATCCGGACTTGACGGATTATCTCAACGGGCAGAACAGTGTGGAGTGGGTGAATCGCGGGTATATCGACGTGCTTTTCCGCATGGACTATGACAAGTCCATCAACGTTGCCGGCACAGAGGCGGTCCGGTCGCGCCTCAAAAATCCCGACCGGCTGACGATTATCGCCGGCAACTATGACCTCGTTCGAGAAGGCGCGTTGCCGCGGTCGGGACGATGGCTCGTTGACACGTTGGACGGAATCACGTCCCGCTGGCCTCAATCCGGTATGGCCTTATATCTCTACAATCAACTGTCCGATGAACAGGTGGAGGCCTTGAAGTTTTTCGACCGGCGCAGGCCGGCCAGCGATCTAACCGCGCCGAGGGATGTCCAAGTCCGCTGA
- a CDS encoding glycosyltransferase family 4 protein: protein MKLAIVTNILTPYRIPLFAAMAGQVESLTVLLMAEREENRQWELGSIPFAVQVLPGFHIRPRQADVSIHLNYGVIRALRRLNPDVVLSGGFAAANVAAFVYCRLFRKKYVAWTHLTLQDGAESSRIRRWIRHLVIGSAHGSIAESSVARDAFVHYGAPPRRVLRAVMPLDVSRIHERTDAVRRSPGYQVLRSRYPGVVLLSIGQLISRKGCREMLEIYHRVAPVRPDVSLVILGDGPERASLEQMVSEQRIPHVYFEGYVQAEDLPQYLACADLFVFHTLYDAFGLVLSEAMAAELPVVSSVHAAATRDLVKEGVTGFSIDPHDAGASSATILKLLRLSQEDRRSMGRAGYEHVRAFDAGPSAARMVKFMRSVTEQSDRFPLVEGREGNL from the coding sequence ATGAAGCTTGCAATCGTCACGAACATACTGACGCCCTATCGTATCCCGCTGTTTGCGGCGATGGCCGGGCAGGTGGAGAGTTTGACTGTCCTGCTGATGGCCGAGCGGGAGGAAAATCGTCAATGGGAGCTGGGATCGATCCCGTTCGCGGTGCAGGTGTTGCCAGGGTTTCACATTCGCCCGCGCCAGGCCGATGTCTCGATTCATCTGAATTACGGGGTGATACGGGCGCTACGGCGGCTGAATCCGGACGTGGTGTTGAGCGGAGGATTCGCCGCGGCGAATGTGGCCGCGTTCGTCTACTGCCGGCTGTTTCGAAAGAAGTATGTGGCCTGGACGCATCTGACTCTGCAGGACGGCGCCGAATCGTCTCGTATCCGGCGCTGGATCAGGCATCTCGTGATCGGATCGGCCCACGGCTCGATTGCGGAATCTTCCGTGGCGCGCGACGCGTTTGTGCACTATGGGGCTCCGCCGCGCCGGGTCTTGCGGGCCGTCATGCCGCTTGATGTGTCGAGGATTCATGAACGAACCGACGCCGTCCGGCGGAGTCCCGGCTATCAGGTTCTCCGTAGTCGCTACCCCGGTGTTGTTCTCCTATCCATCGGCCAGCTCATTTCCAGGAAAGGCTGTCGGGAAATGCTGGAGATCTATCACCGGGTCGCGCCGGTTCGCCCGGACGTCAGTCTGGTGATTCTCGGTGATGGGCCGGAACGGGCTTCGTTGGAACAGATGGTTAGTGAACAACGTATCCCTCATGTTTATTTCGAAGGCTACGTGCAGGCGGAAGATCTGCCGCAGTATCTCGCCTGTGCGGACCTGTTCGTGTTTCATACCTTGTACGATGCGTTCGGACTGGTGCTGAGCGAAGCCATGGCCGCAGAACTGCCCGTTGTGTCGTCCGTGCATGCTGCCGCTACGCGCGACCTGGTCAAAGAGGGAGTGACGGGATTTTCTATCGATCCCCATGACGCGGGAGCGTCGTCTGCGACAATTCTGAAACTTCTTAGGCTGTCTCAAGAAGACCGGCGTAGCATGGGGCGGGCCGGATACGAACATGTGCGGGCGTTCGACGCTGGGCCTTCTGCCGCCCGTATGGTGAAGTTCATGCGAAGCGTCACGGAGCAATCCGATCGGTTCCCATTGGTAGAAGGCCGGGAGGGAAATCTGTGA
- a CDS encoding lipopolysaccharide biosynthesis protein — translation MNVPALQQKLLHGSMAGLVRVALAIPVYLVLTPAVLHALGPEQFGIWSFSTLVISLMNVTDFGLKDSLVYHVAKHSEEPDEARQCFSVTLWSYIAVALLLVIGTAAWGAKAFPVLLNVPASLREAAIFVLWVTIAGLVWRLLALPYQAVVEGYQELFRSQLIFLAWLGVHFATTLIALAVDPTVYGLGWAGLCGNMFIFGAFFWTVRRRFPHITLRWYGLFNGSVRSMVGFGLGIQIASICIAMREPVYKVLIARSSDLASVASFEIAYKLCTQLMSVMTTPLLGLFGAAALLAGRQQDLTTLLRPLIGWTLGALLPGAIGVAVFAEPLMQRWLGRDDLAVGLVLPVMCAGFALYYSTEALYKTIEGSGRSWYSAVIQCAVLTLQVVTFWLFSSHGLALAAWSLTVGFVMFSISNVIVFRITCARIRLFTRIQWILLILPSGIYAACKWVFPDFSEPVLFGGYLLIHFGVLAASGVVDLDLFRTCLMRRQSESGSSALLSNGGVK, via the coding sequence ATGAATGTTCCTGCGCTCCAGCAAAAGCTGCTTCATGGATCGATGGCAGGGCTAGTGCGGGTCGCCTTGGCGATCCCGGTTTATCTGGTGCTCACGCCGGCGGTTCTTCACGCGTTGGGTCCGGAGCAGTTCGGCATCTGGTCGTTCAGCACGCTCGTCATCAGTTTGATGAACGTCACGGACTTCGGCCTCAAGGATAGCCTGGTCTACCACGTTGCGAAGCATAGTGAGGAGCCGGACGAAGCCCGGCAGTGCTTCTCCGTCACGCTCTGGAGCTATATCGCCGTTGCGCTGTTGCTGGTGATCGGCACAGCGGCGTGGGGAGCGAAGGCGTTTCCCGTTTTGCTCAACGTCCCGGCGTCACTGCGGGAGGCTGCCATATTTGTCTTGTGGGTGACGATCGCCGGGTTGGTCTGGCGCCTTCTTGCGTTGCCGTATCAGGCGGTTGTCGAAGGGTATCAGGAACTCTTCCGGTCTCAACTGATCTTTCTGGCCTGGTTGGGCGTGCATTTCGCCACGACGCTGATCGCGCTCGCCGTCGATCCGACGGTGTATGGGCTCGGATGGGCAGGCCTCTGCGGGAATATGTTTATTTTCGGAGCGTTCTTCTGGACGGTACGGAGGCGGTTCCCGCATATCACCCTCCGCTGGTACGGATTGTTCAACGGGTCCGTGCGTTCCATGGTTGGATTCGGTCTGGGGATACAGATCGCTTCAATCTGTATCGCGATGCGAGAACCGGTTTACAAAGTCCTGATTGCGCGATCCTCGGATCTGGCATCGGTGGCGAGCTTCGAAATCGCCTACAAGCTCTGTACGCAACTTATGTCGGTCATGACGACTCCGCTCCTCGGTCTCTTCGGCGCTGCGGCCTTGTTGGCGGGACGGCAGCAGGATCTTACCACCCTGTTACGTCCGCTGATCGGCTGGACCCTTGGGGCCCTGTTGCCCGGCGCGATCGGCGTCGCGGTATTCGCCGAGCCGCTGATGCAGCGCTGGTTAGGACGGGACGATCTTGCCGTCGGCCTTGTCCTTCCGGTGATGTGCGCCGGGTTCGCCCTGTATTACTCCACTGAGGCCCTCTATAAGACAATCGAAGGATCCGGGCGGTCCTGGTACAGCGCCGTCATCCAGTGCGCAGTACTGACACTCCAGGTAGTCACCTTCTGGCTATTCTCCTCTCACGGCCTCGCCCTCGCCGCCTGGTCTCTCACCGTGGGATTTGTAATGTTTTCAATTTCGAATGTCATCGTCTTTCGGATCACATGTGCACGCATCCGACTCTTTACGAGGATACAGTGGATCCTGCTGATTTTGCCGTCGGGTATCTATGCCGCGTGCAAGTGGGTGTTTCCTGATTTCTCTGAACCGGTTCTTTTCGGAGGGTATCTGCTGATCCATTTTGGGGTTCTGGCAGCCTCTGGAGTTGTCGATCTCGATTTGTTCCGGACTTGCCTGATGCGGAGGCAGTCGGAATCCGGATCGTCGGCATTGTTGTCGAATGGCGGAGTGAAATGA
- a CDS encoding glycosyltransferase family 4 protein, whose amino-acid sequence MLTMLHIVELLAPYGGVPVKLFRLAEAIDPERGRLVFTVFQPGSLDGAISRLGSSVRQVGSVSPVRIVRALDRAIEEERPDVVCSHHTRGLITGFLAAKRHGLPLIHHEHSSAHYRQGLGRLAARAIMPRVDRVICNSLYTLRSIQAAYSGIAGRLCHLHDPVVERRATTPAQAVREELGLSATDPVIGHIGGLIPERDQATLIRAVDRLRRFYPRVKLVLVGDGPERARLEALVRMLQMDALVRFTGYRDPGDLLGVMDLYVNPCVDEGFGIAVVEAMLAGLPVVIAGAGSHPELIIDGECGFLYEPGNPEDLAARLQWLIDHPVDARGMGARARLHAQQQFSPGRFMTGYFNAMQPVVGCFDPVLQ is encoded by the coding sequence ATGCTGACGATGCTGCACATTGTCGAGTTGCTAGCGCCGTACGGCGGTGTGCCTGTCAAGTTGTTCCGTCTCGCGGAAGCGATCGATCCGGAGCGGGGACGGCTGGTTTTCACCGTGTTTCAGCCGGGCTCGCTTGACGGCGCCATCAGCCGCCTGGGCTCAAGCGTTCGACAGGTCGGCTCGGTTTCGCCGGTGCGCATTGTTCGAGCGCTCGATCGGGCGATCGAGGAAGAGCGGCCGGATGTGGTGTGTTCGCATCACACGCGTGGATTGATCACGGGCTTTCTTGCAGCCAAGCGGCACGGCCTTCCTCTCATCCATCATGAACATAGCAGCGCGCACTATCGTCAGGGCCTCGGACGGCTTGCGGCCCGGGCTATCATGCCCCGGGTCGACCGGGTCATTTGCAATTCCCTCTATACATTGCGTTCGATTCAGGCCGCCTATTCCGGCATTGCCGGCCGGCTCTGCCATCTCCATGACCCTGTGGTGGAACGCCGGGCGACCACGCCTGCGCAGGCGGTTCGGGAGGAACTTGGGCTGAGTGCGACCGATCCGGTCATCGGGCATATCGGTGGGCTGATTCCGGAGCGCGATCAGGCGACGTTGATTCGGGCGGTCGATCGGTTGAGGCGGTTCTATCCCCGCGTCAAGCTGGTGCTGGTCGGCGACGGTCCGGAGCGCGCACGTCTCGAGGCGCTTGTGCGCATGCTACAGATGGACGCGCTGGTGCGATTCACCGGATATCGGGATCCCGGAGATCTGCTTGGTGTGATGGATCTCTATGTCAATCCCTGTGTCGATGAAGGATTCGGCATCGCGGTCGTTGAGGCGATGCTCGCGGGGCTTCCTGTCGTGATTGCCGGTGCAGGCTCCCATCCCGAGTTGATCATCGACGGAGAGTGCGGATTCTTATATGAGCCGGGCAATCCGGAGGACCTCGCAGCCAGGCTTCAATGGCTGATCGACCACCCGGTCGATGCGAGGGGTATGGGCGCGCGCGCGCGGCTGCATGCGCAACAGCAGTTTTCCCCTGGTCGATTCATGACCGGCTATTTCAATGCGATGCAACCGGTTGTCGGTTGTTTCGATCCGGTACTCCAATGA
- a CDS encoding class I SAM-dependent methyltransferase: MGTSSSGTPVKDSTVCGRDYYESLYQKRVVAEAEWLRRGAIEKANSIEQLLNHHAIRPTTLMELGCGTGAVIRECQTRGLAQRYIAADYSIEALQYLKGSTTNIETICTDITIPGTLPRQVDVVIVSHVLEHLEAPAVFLQSLRHLEFSYLIAEVPLEDLFAGRLKSWIWDRTRNISGHVQFFTAPSFRRLLSCNGFSVIAERTYVPILDRDTIRFVSEKNSANRLQRMRMTITNYYLPSLLKSLWAKFYYAHHAVLCHKSK, encoded by the coding sequence ATGGGAACTAGCTCATCTGGTACGCCAGTCAAGGATTCGACGGTCTGCGGCAGAGACTATTACGAGTCCTTATATCAGAAGCGGGTTGTCGCGGAGGCGGAGTGGTTGAGAAGAGGCGCGATTGAAAAGGCCAACTCTATCGAACAACTCTTGAATCATCACGCCATACGCCCCACGACACTCATGGAGCTGGGGTGCGGGACAGGAGCCGTCATTCGAGAATGTCAGACCCGGGGGCTGGCGCAGCGATATATCGCGGCGGATTATTCAATTGAGGCGCTCCAATACCTTAAGGGGTCCACCACGAATATCGAGACCATATGCACGGACATCACGATCCCTGGAACGCTCCCTCGACAGGTTGACGTCGTCATTGTAAGTCATGTCCTGGAACATCTGGAAGCGCCGGCCGTTTTCCTTCAATCCTTGCGGCATCTTGAGTTTTCTTATCTGATTGCGGAAGTCCCATTGGAAGATCTGTTTGCAGGCAGGCTCAAGTCATGGATCTGGGATCGTACTCGGAATATAAGCGGACACGTCCAATTCTTTACCGCGCCGTCCTTCAGACGCTTGCTCTCCTGCAACGGCTTCAGCGTGATTGCCGAACGGACGTACGTGCCGATCCTTGATCGAGACACCATCAGGTTTGTGTCTGAGAAAAATTCCGCCAATAGGCTCCAGCGCATGAGGATGACGATCACAAATTACTACCTGCCAAGCCTGCTCAAGTCTCTTTGGGCCAAATTCTATTATGCGCATCATGCCGTTCTATGCCACAAGAGCAAATGA